In one Erythrobacteraceae bacterium WH01K genomic region, the following are encoded:
- a CDS encoding M48 family metalloprotease, whose translation MMRAAFTALSCLWLAALAVPALAQDPAMAEGLAIPADFAELRAKDARIQRLGHELATANAPFCEETRPSPGLMLHDIAAYGDSALLREALGLNGDIAVQVAVPGGPADGLLARDTAIRAVAGQEVADAVFDEERKWLRMTSLNTRMETALEQTGQVTLTTAEGRDVTIIGTPACATRFEIGAIGKRAAADGKRVVIGEEFPGLAYDDPELAAVIAHELAHNILRHRALLDERGRKRRLVRATEREADRLAPWLIANAGYDPAAATRFMQAWGPDHSGGWLLRKRTHDGWDERAETIAAEVALVRSHMAASGRADWKTHFAREGETR comes from the coding sequence ATGATGCGCGCCGCCTTTACCGCCTTATCGTGCCTGTGGCTCGCGGCGCTGGCAGTGCCGGCACTCGCGCAGGACCCAGCTATGGCCGAGGGGCTCGCCATCCCCGCCGATTTTGCCGAGCTCCGGGCCAAGGACGCGCGCATCCAGCGGCTGGGCCACGAACTGGCGACGGCCAACGCCCCCTTCTGCGAAGAGACCCGCCCCAGCCCCGGCCTGATGCTGCACGACATTGCCGCCTATGGCGACAGCGCGCTGCTGCGCGAGGCCCTCGGCCTCAACGGTGATATCGCGGTGCAGGTGGCCGTGCCGGGCGGACCGGCAGACGGTCTGCTGGCGAGGGATACCGCGATCCGCGCCGTCGCGGGGCAGGAGGTTGCGGACGCCGTGTTCGACGAGGAGCGCAAATGGCTGCGCATGACGTCGCTCAACACCCGCATGGAAACCGCGCTGGAGCAAACGGGCCAGGTCACGCTGACCACGGCGGAAGGGCGCGACGTCACCATCATCGGGACACCTGCTTGCGCCACCCGGTTCGAGATCGGTGCCATCGGCAAACGCGCCGCGGCCGATGGCAAGCGCGTGGTCATCGGGGAAGAGTTTCCCGGCCTCGCCTATGACGACCCGGAACTGGCCGCCGTCATCGCGCACGAACTGGCGCACAACATCCTGCGGCACCGCGCCCTCCTGGACGAGCGGGGGCGGAAGCGCAGGCTGGTCCGTGCGACCGAGCGGGAGGCCGATCGCCTTGCCCCGTGGCTGATCGCCAATGCAGGATACGACCCGGCGGCAGCGACCCGCTTCATGCAGGCATGGGGTCCGGATCACAGTGGCGGATGGCTGCTGCGCAAGCGCACCCATGATGGCTGGGACGAACGCGCCGAAACGATCGCCGCCGAAGTGGCGCTCGTCCGCAGCCACATGGCAGCGAGCGGCCGGGCCGACTGGAAGACGCATTTCGCGCGCGAAGGCGAGACGCGCTAG
- a CDS encoding DsbA family protein, producing MAGNWTTIAASGALALVAGFGGAALYDRTGMGQEQTRAYLLENPEILPEMAEAYQKQEAKERLAQVGGDAMQPFPGAVLGNPQGTRTLVEFSDYNCGYCRMARDHVDALVAADPELRVVVREWPIFEGSEEPARMALAAAKQGKYAAFHAALFEEDSRDAESIRRAAAKAGLDLDRAIEDAVGEDITVELAKNQSVAQALGFGGTPSWIAGGTPLEGAVGQERLAELIAAGVDDAGA from the coding sequence ATGGCAGGCAACTGGACGACGATCGCGGCATCGGGCGCGCTGGCACTGGTCGCAGGCTTCGGCGGCGCGGCGCTGTATGACCGGACCGGCATGGGGCAGGAACAGACCCGCGCCTACCTGCTGGAAAACCCCGAAATCCTGCCGGAAATGGCAGAGGCCTACCAGAAGCAGGAGGCGAAGGAGCGGCTGGCACAGGTCGGCGGCGACGCCATGCAGCCCTTCCCCGGCGCGGTGCTCGGCAATCCGCAGGGCACGCGCACGCTGGTCGAATTCTCGGACTATAATTGCGGCTATTGCCGGATGGCCCGCGACCATGTCGATGCGCTGGTCGCCGCCGATCCCGAGCTGCGGGTGGTGGTGCGCGAATGGCCGATCTTCGAAGGCAGCGAGGAACCGGCCCGCATGGCGCTTGCCGCTGCCAAGCAGGGCAAATACGCAGCTTTTCACGCGGCCCTGTTCGAGGAAGACAGCCGCGATGCCGAATCCATCCGCCGCGCCGCCGCGAAGGCAGGGCTCGACCTCGATCGCGCGATCGAGGACGCAGTGGGCGAGGACATCACCGTGGAACTGGCGAAAAACCAGTCGGTGGCGCAGGCCCTGGGCTTTGGCGGCACGCCCAGCTGGATTGCCGGCGGAACCCCGCTGGAAGGGGCCGTGGGACAGGAACGGCTGGCAGAGCTGATCGCCGCCGGGGTCGACGACGCGGGCGCATGA